Proteins co-encoded in one Cytophaga hutchinsonii ATCC 33406 genomic window:
- the rsmG gene encoding 16S rRNA (guanine(527)-N(7))-methyltransferase RsmG, with protein MQIIEKYFKHLSPEQVKQFGALHSLYTEWNEKINVVSRKDIDQLYERHVLHSLGIAKVMAFKPGTRILDVGTGGGFPGIPLSILFPESDFHLIDSIGKKIKVVEEVSAGAGIKNIRTTHGRAEDVTDRYHFVVSRAVTRFKPFWGWVAKKFSDEQFNDLNNGILYLKGGDLDEEIQELNRPAYEYDLNMFFEEEFFDTKKVVHVPAF; from the coding sequence TTGCAAATCATCGAAAAATATTTCAAGCATCTGAGCCCCGAACAGGTAAAACAGTTTGGTGCCTTACACAGCCTGTATACCGAATGGAACGAAAAAATCAATGTCGTTTCAAGAAAAGATATAGACCAGCTGTATGAGCGCCACGTCTTACATTCGTTGGGAATCGCTAAGGTGATGGCCTTCAAGCCCGGCACCAGGATTCTGGATGTGGGCACGGGCGGTGGTTTTCCGGGTATCCCTCTTTCCATCCTGTTCCCTGAATCGGATTTTCACCTGATCGATTCCATTGGCAAAAAGATTAAAGTAGTAGAAGAAGTAAGCGCCGGAGCGGGCATTAAAAACATCCGCACTACGCATGGCCGTGCCGAAGATGTTACCGACAGATACCACTTTGTTGTGAGCAGAGCCGTTACGCGTTTCAAACCTTTCTGGGGTTGGGTAGCAAAGAAATTCAGCGACGAACAATTCAACGATTTGAATAACGGTATCTTATATTTAAAAGGTGGTGACCTGGATGAAGAGATCCAGGAACTGAACCGCCCGGCCTATGAGTACGACCTGAACATGTTTTTTGAAGAGGAATTCTTCGACACAAAAAAAGTAGTCCACGTACCTGCATTCTGA
- a CDS encoding RNA polymerase sigma factor, with the protein MEVTNDLPEGREFSEKAKKDFLLVERAKTSGDEKAFAELMSRYKKPVYHMILKMIRNVDDAEDLTIEAFAKAFKNLHKFNPDFTFSTWLFRIATNNCIDFIRRKKLVTTSISSTYKDDNGEHTEMDIKDSNLTPFEETIKSQKIEIIQAIVSKLPPKYQTLVRLRYFEEYSYEEIAVAIEAPLGTVKAQLHRARELLLDLVKNRKDSI; encoded by the coding sequence ATGGAAGTAACGAATGACCTTCCCGAAGGAAGAGAGTTTTCAGAAAAAGCCAAGAAGGACTTTTTATTAGTAGAAAGAGCTAAGACATCGGGTGATGAGAAAGCGTTTGCCGAATTGATGTCGCGCTACAAGAAACCTGTCTACCACATGATCCTGAAAATGATCCGGAATGTGGATGATGCGGAAGACTTAACGATTGAAGCATTTGCGAAAGCATTTAAGAATTTACATAAATTCAATCCTGACTTTACCTTCAGTACCTGGCTGTTCCGTATTGCAACGAACAACTGTATTGATTTCATCCGTCGTAAGAAACTGGTAACAACCAGTATTTCTTCTACCTACAAGGATGATAATGGCGAACACACCGAAATGGATATTAAGGACAGTAACTTGACACCGTTTGAAGAAACCATTAAAAGTCAGAAGATCGAAATCATTCAGGCCATTGTAAGCAAGCTTCCTCCTAAATATCAAACCTTAGTGCGTTTGAGATATTTTGAAGAGTACTCCTACGAAGAGATCGCCGTAGCGATCGAAGCTCCCCTTGGTACTGTTAAAGCACAGCTGCACCGTGCACGCGAACTCCTGTTAGACTTAGTAAAGAACCGTAAGGATTCCATTTAA
- a CDS encoding glycosyltransferase has protein sequence MNQPIFIQILLFITGIVSVAYLLLLLCSIPFRKTLPETISSEGVTVLIAAHNERENLSQFLPSVLNQSYPLFEIIVVCDRCTDGTVSYLKSLSNKNLRIIEVNGKTQGVHPKKAALQTGIKAARYDWILLTDADCRAASDGWISGMMAAKEDKAICLGISMYEKRPGFLNTFIQFETLFTAFQYTGWAILGKPYMAVGRNLLYSKQLFINTGGFGKYGGHLGGDDDLLIQRLATGRNTTVCINTESFTLSRPAEGFSVWWRQKHRHLHAGKKYPIGVLINLCIYPVCSTIFYAGIIYSGISFNFAEIMLFYILRTCIFISIFVCMGRKWNVPVSIFFLPIAEIVYLIYLLFAGLYNTAVPIKKWK, from the coding sequence TTGAACCAACCGATCTTTATTCAAATCCTTTTGTTTATCACCGGAATAGTGTCGGTTGCTTATCTGTTGCTGCTTCTATGTTCCATTCCGTTCAGAAAAACCTTACCGGAAACCATTTCCAGCGAAGGTGTAACCGTTCTGATTGCTGCACACAATGAACGTGAGAACCTGAGTCAGTTTCTTCCTTCTGTCTTAAACCAATCCTATCCGCTTTTTGAAATCATTGTAGTGTGCGACCGCTGTACTGACGGCACTGTTTCTTATCTTAAATCATTATCTAATAAAAACTTACGAATCATTGAAGTAAACGGGAAAACCCAAGGTGTTCACCCTAAAAAGGCTGCCCTGCAGACCGGCATAAAAGCTGCCCGGTATGACTGGATTTTGCTAACCGACGCTGATTGCCGGGCTGCCAGCGATGGCTGGATCAGCGGAATGATGGCCGCCAAAGAAGACAAAGCCATCTGTCTGGGTATTTCCATGTATGAAAAAAGACCAGGCTTTTTGAATACGTTCATTCAGTTTGAGACCTTATTTACCGCATTTCAATATACAGGCTGGGCCATTTTAGGCAAACCATACATGGCTGTCGGGAGAAATTTGTTGTATTCAAAGCAACTATTTATCAACACTGGCGGCTTTGGAAAATATGGGGGCCATCTTGGCGGAGATGATGATCTGTTGATACAGCGGCTGGCGACGGGAAGGAATACAACAGTTTGTATTAATACCGAAAGTTTCACGCTTAGCAGGCCAGCAGAAGGATTCAGCGTTTGGTGGCGACAGAAACACCGCCATCTGCATGCGGGGAAAAAATACCCAATTGGGGTATTGATTAACTTATGTATATACCCCGTTTGCAGTACAATCTTCTACGCCGGAATCATTTATTCGGGCATATCCTTCAATTTTGCTGAGATAATGCTCTTTTATATTTTGAGAACATGTATATTTATAAGTATTTTTGTGTGTATGGGTCGGAAGTGGAATGTACCTGTTTCAATCTTCTTTCTTCCCATTGCTGAAATAGTCTATTTGATTTATCTACTATTCGCTGGTTTATATAACACAGCAGTACCTATTAAGAAATGGAAGTAA